The proteins below are encoded in one region of Paenacidovorax monticola:
- a CDS encoding Smr/MutS family protein yields MTVLKAQSLQDLQPLRRALAEAAAREAQRQQEQREAERRARAERMLFQDAVGPVQPLKGQHHGRRWHAPQPPEPLPLQRERDEERVLRESMSDEFDVSTLLDVDDQLSFRRPGIGVEVTRRLRAGHWSIQRQLDLHGLRRDEAREALGEFIRLAHRTGLRCVRIVHGKGLGSPGKEPVLKGRVQAWLVQKKEVLAFVQARPAEGGAGALVVLLQPGKRAGLPQP; encoded by the coding sequence ATGACCGTGTTGAAAGCCCAATCCCTGCAAGACCTCCAGCCGCTGCGCCGCGCACTGGCCGAGGCCGCCGCCCGCGAGGCGCAGCGGCAGCAGGAGCAGCGCGAGGCCGAGCGCCGCGCACGGGCGGAACGCATGCTGTTCCAGGACGCCGTGGGCCCCGTGCAGCCCCTCAAGGGCCAGCACCACGGCCGGCGCTGGCATGCCCCCCAGCCCCCCGAGCCCCTGCCGCTGCAGCGCGAACGCGACGAGGAGCGCGTGCTGCGCGAGTCGATGAGCGACGAGTTCGACGTGAGCACCCTGCTCGACGTGGACGACCAGTTGAGCTTCCGCCGCCCCGGCATTGGCGTGGAGGTCACCCGGCGGCTGCGTGCGGGGCACTGGAGCATCCAGCGCCAGCTGGACCTGCACGGCCTGCGCCGCGACGAGGCGCGCGAGGCGCTGGGCGAGTTCATCCGCCTGGCTCACCGCACGGGGCTGCGCTGTGTGCGCATCGTGCACGGCAAGGGCCTGGGCTCGCCGGGCAAGGAGCCCGTGCTCAAGGGCCGCGTGCAGGCCTGGCTGGTGCAGAAGAAAGAGGTGCTGGCCTTCGTGCAGGCGCGGCCCGCCGAGGGCGGCGCGGGCGCGCTCGTGGTGCTGCTGCAGCCGGGCAAGCGCGCCGGCCTGCCGCAGCCCTGA